CCATAGAGTGCCACGGTGGCCTTGCCGCGTTTGTGCTCGCGTTCCTTATCGCTCAGTGCCTGCCACTGCTGCGGTGCCACGCCGCAGAGCGAGCCGCAGGAGGCGAGGCCAATGGTCCACAATCCCGCATTCAGACCCGCTTGCAAAAGGCGCGGCTCGCCGCTGACCAGTACGCAGCCCTCCAGACGTGCGATGTTCAGCTCCATCAAGGCGTGCCAGCAGGCGTGGGGCGCCGGCCAGCGGATGGCGCAGGGCGAGGCGGCCTTGAGCCAGGCGGGCAGGGTGGCGGCCAGCGGCGTTGTGATGGAGGCGGGCAACTCATCCAGCCAGGCGCAGGGCACGCCTTGCTCCTTCAGGCTGCGCAGGATTTTCAGCGCCCCAGGTGTGGCCTGGGAGTCGGGAGAGGGGGCGTCGCTACGGGCCCGGGAACCGAAATCCACCAGGCAGCCACTCAGCCCAAACAACACGGCGGTCAACGCGGGGGCAGTGGCGACGGCTATCTCGGCATGTGGCATCTGAACGTCCCTGAAATAGTTGCAACGCTATCGGGGCGGCATGACAGGTGCATGACATCGGTGGAGTTTGTAGGAATTTTGTGCAAATCATGAAAGTCGTTTCCTTGCGACTGCCTAAATCGACACTTCCGTCATATACTGACGGCCTTATTCAGGGCATAGCGCCCATGACAGACCATCCAAGGAGCAAAAGCTATGCGCTGGAGCCAGTATTTCGCTCAGCTGTCGGTGTGTGCCACCGTCCTGTTGGCACCGTTCGCCGCTCAAGCAGCGACGGAAGACGACCCATGGGAAAGCGTCAACCGCCCGATCTTCACCTTCAACGATACCGTTGACACCTACGCCCTCAAGCCACTCGCCCAGGGCTATCAGTTCGTCACCCCGCAATTCGTGCAGGACGGCGTTCACAACTTCTTCCGCAATATCGGCGATGTCGGCAACCTGGCCAACAACGTTCTGCAGCTCAAGCCGCACAATGCTGGCGTTGACACGGCCCGTCTGCTGGTCAACACCACGTTTGG
This region of Pseudomonas sp. MUP55 genomic DNA includes:
- a CDS encoding HAD family phosphatase, with protein sequence MPHAEIAVATAPALTAVLFGLSGCLVDFGSRARSDAPSPDSQATPGALKILRSLKEQGVPCAWLDELPASITTPLAATLPAWLKAASPCAIRWPAPHACWHALMELNIARLEGCVLVSGEPRLLQAGLNAGLWTIGLASCGSLCGVAPQQWQALSDKEREHKRGKATVALYGLGVHSVIDHLGELGTCLADIRLRRLKGEKP